A genome region from Trichosurus vulpecula isolate mTriVul1 chromosome 5, mTriVul1.pri, whole genome shotgun sequence includes the following:
- the PDIA4 gene encoding protein disulfide-isomerase A4, with product MRLRKPCLLVLLLGLAQLLVLASAHEAGEDSFIKDDAIDEEEEEEEDYDEDEEDDSEVKEDNGVLVLNDDNFDTFVADKDTVLLEFYAPWCGHCKQFAPTYEKIAKTLQENDPPIPVAKIDATAASTLASRYDVGGYPTIKILKKGQTVDYDGPRTEDDIVAKVKEVSQPNWTPPPEVTLVLTKDNFDEVVNDADIILVEFYAPWCGHCKKLAPEYEKAAKELSKRSPPIPLAKVDAIEESDLAKRFDVTGYPTLKIFRKGKAFDYNGPREKYGIVNYMIEQSEPPSKEILAVKQVQEFLKDGNDVIIIGIFNSADDQAYQLYQETANSMREDYKFHHTFNNEVAKFLKVSSGKLVVMQPEKFHSKYEQKISVLDIKESTEGTAIRDHVVKHSVPLVGHRTTSNDAKRYAKRPLVVVYYTVDFSFDYRVATQYWRNKVLEVAKDFPEYTFAIADEDDYSSEVKDLGLSDSGEEINVAILAEGGKKYAMEPEEFDSDTLRDFVLAFKKGKLKAIIKSQPVPKNNKGPVTIVVGKTFDSVVMDPKSDVLIEFYAPWCGHCKQLEPVYTELGKKYKHRKNLVIAKMDATANDVTNDRYKVEGFPSIYFAPRADKNNPIKFENEKRDLESLSAFIEDHSTKLSRTKEEL from the exons ATTCTTTTATTAAAGATGATGCCattgatgaagaagaggaggaggaggaagattatgatgaagatgaagaagatgattcAGAAGTAAAAGAAGACAATGGAGTCCTGGTCCTGAATGACGACAACTTTGACACCTTTGTGGCTGACAAAGACACTGTATTGCTGGAATTCTATGCTCCGTG GTGTGGTCACTGTAAGCAGTTTGCTCCAACATATGAAAAAATAGCTAAGACCCTTCAAGAAAATGACCCTCCTATCCCTGTTGCCAAAATTGATGCAACAGCAGCATCTACATTAGCAAGCCGGTATGATGTGGGAGGCTATCCCACCATCAAAATCCTGAAGAAGGGGCAGACAGTGGATTATGATGGCCCAAGAACAGAAGATG ACATTGTGGCTAAAGTCAAAGAGGTTTCTCAGCCTAACTGGACCCCTCCACCTGAAGTGACCCTGGTGCTCACTAAAGACAACTTCGATGAAGTTGTGAATGATGCAGATATCATCTTGGTGGAGTTTTATGCTCCTTG GTGTGGACACTGCAAGAAACTTGCTCCGGAATATGAGAAAGCTGCAAAAGAACTCAGTAAGCGTTCTCCACCCATTCCCTTGGCTAAAGTAGATGCCATTGAAGAAAGTGACCTGGCCAAGAGGTTTGATGTCACTGGATATCCAACTCTGAAGATCTTCCGCAAGGGGAAGGCTTTTGATTACAACGGCCCACGAGAAAAATACG GTATCGTGAACTACATGATTGAACAGTCTGAACCTCCATCCAAAGAAATCCTGGCTGTGAAACAAGTCCAGGAATTCCTGAAGGATGGGAATGATGTCATTATCATTGGTATCTTCAACAGCGCTGATGACCAAGCTTACCAGCTCTATCAGGAAACTG CGAACAGCATGAGGGAAGATTACAAATTTCACCATACTTTCAACAATGAAGTTGCAAAATTCCTGAAAGTCTCTTCTGGAAAGTTGGTTGTGATGCAGCCAGAAAAATTTCATTCTAAGTATGAACAAAAAATCAGTGTTTTAGACATTAAG GAATCCACTGAAGGAACTGCCATCAGGGATCATGTGGTAAAGCATTCTGTGCCATTAGTTGGTCATCGAACAACTTCCAATGATGCCAAGAGATATGCTAAACGTCCTCTGGTGGTTGTCTATTACACCGTGGACTTCAGTTTTGACTATAGAGTTG CTACTCAGTATTGGAGAAACAAGGTCTTGGAAGTTGCTAAGGACTTCCCTGAATATACTTTTGCTATTGCTGATGAGGATGACTACTCTTCTGAAGTGAAGGACTTGGGACTTAGCGACAGTGGTGAAGAGATCAACGTTGCTATCCTAGCTGAGGGTGGCAAGAAGTATGCCATGGAACCAGAGGAATTTGATTCCGATACTCTCAGAGACTTTGTGTTGGCATTCAAAAAAG GAAAGCTAAAGGCAATAATCAAATCCCAGCCTGTGCCCAAAAACAACAAAGGGCCAGTAACGATTGTGGTGGGTAAAACATTTGACTCTGTAGTGATGGACCCCAAGTCAGATGTCCTCATTGAGTTCTATGCTCCATGGTGTGGACACTGTAAGCAGCTAGAACCTGTGTACACCGAATTGGGGAAGAAGTACAAGCATCGGAAAAACCTAGTCATAGCGAAGATGGATGCCACCGCCAACGATGTGACCAACGACCGCTACAAGGTGGAAGGATTTCCTAGCATCTACTTTGCTCCTCGTGCTGACAAAAACAACCCTATTAAATttgaaaatgagaagagagaTTTGGAATCCTTGAGTGCATTTATAGAAGATCACAGCACAAAACTGAGCAGGACCAAAGAAGAACTTTAA